One genomic segment of uncultured Fibrobacter sp. includes these proteins:
- a CDS encoding type II secretion system protein produces the protein MKRGFTLMELLVYMAILGIIVLIAGEAFSNSTKFRVRTQNMLKASQEAENVGTLFKEDAAQLGAKASLDVTTYGLYPRVYMDPTNSDNDLKDSSSYAVTAIDAAHDMLTFKRVRYTDAGAYEAVDSVVWKTEGKTLYRSCKTVEGTASSSCPNDEPSTVEMATGVDTFKVMPATPGATSAAAVIFPAPAVPPATENKEFKLIPRYGEGDFLFLTVTPVEGGTSVALTGFATNYDFENEAPLLNQKLGNQVFLGEKNSTTAVWNAQCSRFSLQPDVEYELSFSMPFASDDVSRMFVPGRDHMSVGFRKIADGKRPAQINDFLFFPPTMSGASAGKRTMRFSVKEAVNDVCIAFTFSTYSPVAASGKIQFNDVVFKKVESSNYKFVASTIAVSEKKNVKAFRLRMSVSRGAHGDGRGETGDVTLIVPTPSNGPRD, from the coding sequence ATGAAACGCGGTTTTACCCTCATGGAATTGTTGGTCTATATGGCCATTCTTGGTATCATCGTGCTGATTGCCGGTGAGGCTTTTAGCAATTCGACCAAGTTCCGCGTACGTACCCAGAACATGTTGAAGGCATCGCAAGAAGCTGAAAATGTCGGAACGCTTTTTAAGGAAGATGCGGCTCAGCTTGGGGCAAAAGCTTCTTTGGATGTGACTACCTATGGGCTGTATCCGCGTGTGTATATGGATCCTACGAATAGCGATAACGATTTGAAGGATTCTTCTTCTTATGCAGTTACGGCTATTGATGCTGCCCATGACATGTTGACGTTCAAGCGAGTCCGCTATACCGATGCTGGCGCTTACGAGGCGGTGGATTCTGTGGTCTGGAAAACGGAAGGCAAAACGCTCTATCGTTCTTGCAAGACCGTCGAAGGTACTGCGTCAAGTTCGTGCCCGAACGATGAACCGTCAACGGTTGAAATGGCTACGGGAGTAGATACCTTCAAGGTCATGCCGGCTACTCCGGGGGCGACCTCTGCGGCAGCGGTTATATTCCCGGCTCCTGCAGTTCCCCCTGCTACAGAAAATAAGGAATTCAAGTTGATTCCAAGATATGGCGAAGGCGATTTCTTGTTCTTGACGGTGACTCCTGTAGAAGGAGGAACAAGCGTTGCCCTGACTGGCTTTGCCACTAATTACGATTTTGAAAATGAGGCACCGCTGCTGAACCAGAAACTTGGTAACCAGGTGTTCTTGGGCGAAAAGAATTCTACAACGGCCGTTTGGAATGCGCAATGTTCCAGGTTCTCGTTACAGCCCGATGTGGAATATGAACTTTCGTTCTCGATGCCCTTTGCAAGCGATGACGTTAGCCGAATGTTTGTTCCTGGACGAGACCACATGTCTGTCGGGTTCAGAAAAATTGCTGACGGTAAGCGTCCGGCCCAAATCAATGACTTCCTTTTCTTCCCGCCGACAATGAGCGGTGCCTCTGCTGGTAAGCGTACCATGCGATTCTCGGTCAAGGAAGCGGTTAACGATGTTTGTATTGCTTTTACGTTCTCCACTTATTCGCCTGTGGCGGCAAGTGGAAAAATCCAGTTTAATGATGTCGTGTTTAAGAAGGTAGAAAGCTCTAACTATAAGTTCGTCGCATCCACTATTGCTGTTTCTGAAAAGAAAAATGTTAAAGCTTTTCGATTGAGGATGAGCGTTAGTCGCGGCGCTCACGGCGATGGCCGTGGCGAAACGGGTGACGTTACCTTGATTGTACCCACTCCAAGTAATGGTCCCAGAGACTAG
- a CDS encoding type II secretion system protein has protein sequence MLDKTLYGKLRPQGKRGFGIAEVLIAAAVLGFLYMAVMNLQSGNRDALLRIRGRDGATEVAQQIIDTLSARGIAELSDDKLVSCGAGCLTLAKTGGAGALEPDTIKVIREWDGQPGILPNKMKVEYKAVVTVSSDADYLSSNQTQYSENATETSEKTVAHVYAKRLDVKVNWDFKNSTQSITISGVIR, from the coding sequence ATGTTGGACAAAACTTTATATGGAAAGTTGCGCCCGCAGGGCAAGCGCGGCTTTGGTATAGCAGAGGTGCTAATCGCTGCTGCCGTGCTCGGCTTTTTGTATATGGCTGTCATGAATTTGCAGAGTGGCAATCGTGACGCCCTTCTCCGTATTCGTGGTCGCGACGGTGCGACCGAAGTGGCCCAGCAGATTATCGACACCTTGAGCGCAAGGGGCATTGCTGAATTGTCTGACGACAAACTTGTTTCTTGTGGCGCCGGTTGCCTGACCTTGGCAAAAACAGGTGGCGCAGGAGCCTTGGAGCCCGATACCATCAAGGTGATTCGTGAATGGGACGGACAGCCTGGAATTCTACCCAACAAAATGAAGGTTGAATACAAGGCCGTGGTAACCGTGTCGTCTGATGCCGATTATTTGTCGAGCAATCAGACCCAGTATTCAGAGAATGCTACCGAAACTTCTGAAAAAACGGTGGCACACGTTTATGCCAAACGCCTTGATGTCAAGGTCAACTGGGATTTTAAAAACTCAACGCAGTCTATCACGATTTCTGGGGTAATCAGATGA
- a CDS encoding prepilin-type N-terminal cleavage/methylation domain-containing protein, with product MLFAKQKTCAKKAGYTLVEVLVVVVIMGILSTMGVVGLQRAVANARIKDAAVNTSAFIERVGNEAIRMSAEICLAKSGDQKILVYKVDSKTECHGTRIDSLVIDYPNKFTTMSACGMPAGVPDLLTTGEVDKRFFKPKTGLSAVPVEGAICIQHGNDQLFGAARKLKTSNSVRPQWKIGNDVTANGADWMDL from the coding sequence ATGCTGTTTGCTAAGCAAAAAACTTGCGCAAAAAAGGCGGGTTATACCCTAGTCGAAGTCCTGGTGGTTGTCGTTATCATGGGCATTCTTTCGACGATGGGTGTTGTAGGTCTGCAGCGAGCTGTTGCGAATGCCCGCATTAAAGATGCTGCTGTCAATACGTCCGCTTTTATTGAACGAGTGGGTAATGAAGCAATCCGCATGTCTGCCGAAATTTGTCTAGCCAAGAGTGGCGATCAAAAAATTCTTGTTTACAAGGTGGATTCCAAGACAGAATGCCACGGAACGCGTATCGATTCTTTGGTGATTGATTACCCGAATAAGTTTACGACAATGTCCGCTTGCGGCATGCCGGCAGGTGTTCCTGATTTGTTGACTACTGGCGAAGTGGACAAGCGCTTCTTTAAACCGAAAACGGGTCTTTCCGCTGTACCGGTTGAAGGGGCTATTTGCATTCAGCATGGCAATGATCAACTTTTTGGCGCGGCGAGAAAGCTTAAAACGTCCAATTCTGTTCGTCCGCAGTGGAAAATCGGAAACGATGTGACTGCAAACGGAGCAGATTGGATGGACTTGTAG
- the ileS gene encoding isoleucine--tRNA ligase — protein MFREVKKEESFPQIEERVLGLWDKDESFKKSLDSRPETEPYTFYDGPPFATGLPHYGHLLAGTIKDIVPRYWTMKGKKVPRGFGWDCHGLPIESLVQNELGLAGVAEIQKLGVDKFNETCRGKVLKYTSEWKKTVRRMGRWVDFDKGYKTMDKNFMESVWWVFKQCFDKGLIYQGYRIQPYSPALATPLSNFETNQGYKDRQDPSLTLIFPLNTDEAKFKDTSILVWTTTPWTLYSNFCIVVGPDMDYNLVEQDGKKYWIAASRTAAYFKNPNIVDTCKGSELVGKDYEPLSRISDEFVTPDQLSRHYKIYPADYVSTEDGTGAVHTAPSFGEEDFQKGAELDLGLFDPLDTEGKFTDKVPMWKGLGAKEADKEIIRFFKEQGRVFKQDTIVHSYPHCWRTGVPLIYRALKTWFLKIDAPVTSKDGVTKTLKEWMVENNQTVNWVPDHIKNGRFGKWLEGARDWNLSRNRFWGTPIPVWLSDDGDMIAVGSIEELQQLTGVKLDDLHKHFVDKLTIEKNGKVYRRTPEVFDCWFESGSMPYASRHYPFENKELVERSFPADFIAEGLDQTRGWFYTLTVLSNALFQKPAFKNVIVNGIILAEDGSKMSKSKRNYPDPNDLIERTGADAIRLFMINSAALKAEDLRFSEEGVKGIVKQVMLPLWNAVAFFVSNHNADAAKGQLNWKPGQEVKSDNELDRWMLATLQDLAAKVEVEMKAYRLYNVVPAVIAAVDDLTNWYVRRSRRRFWKSENDGDKNAAYATMYKVLVDFSKILAPFLPLLAEEIYQILVREVDANAPVSVHLCEFPSADKSLMDETLVERIAMVRGMVEMGRVIRATNNVKNRMPIASMTVVAHGKVEKDVADTMKDLILEELNVREMKFLEDETKLVQLSAKPNFLAIKAKGPDYAKNMKVISAKLNSLSVDEIKALQNGETIKFDFGEVGADCLMLNRIVADGMAVEANQHFTVALDLKITDELRRACVARELVNRIQNRRKDQNYAISDKIEVTLFSASDVFKQAVAENEAYIAGETQAVAIKWAAAADGLEANDADGEAFSFTTVKA, from the coding sequence ATGTTTCGTGAAGTAAAGAAAGAAGAGTCGTTTCCACAAATAGAAGAGCGTGTGCTCGGCTTGTGGGATAAGGATGAATCGTTCAAGAAGTCGCTGGACTCCCGTCCGGAAACTGAACCGTACACTTTCTACGATGGCCCTCCGTTTGCAACGGGCCTTCCTCACTACGGTCACTTGCTTGCCGGTACCATCAAGGACATCGTTCCGCGTTACTGGACCATGAAGGGCAAGAAGGTTCCGCGCGGTTTCGGTTGGGACTGCCACGGCCTTCCGATTGAATCTCTCGTGCAGAACGAACTCGGTCTCGCTGGCGTTGCTGAAATCCAGAAGCTCGGCGTCGACAAGTTCAACGAAACTTGCCGCGGCAAGGTGCTCAAGTACACGAGCGAATGGAAGAAGACCGTTCGCCGCATGGGCCGCTGGGTCGACTTCGACAAGGGCTACAAGACCATGGACAAGAACTTCATGGAATCTGTGTGGTGGGTGTTCAAGCAGTGCTTTGACAAGGGCCTCATCTACCAGGGCTACCGCATCCAGCCGTACAGCCCGGCTCTCGCTACTCCGCTTTCGAACTTCGAGACGAACCAGGGTTATAAGGACCGTCAGGACCCGTCTCTGACCCTCATCTTCCCGCTCAACACGGATGAAGCCAAGTTCAAGGACACGAGCATCCTCGTGTGGACGACGACCCCGTGGACACTTTATTCTAACTTCTGCATTGTTGTGGGCCCGGACATGGACTACAACCTTGTGGAACAGGATGGCAAGAAGTACTGGATTGCTGCAAGCCGTACCGCCGCCTATTTCAAGAACCCGAACATCGTCGATACCTGCAAGGGCTCTGAACTCGTGGGCAAGGACTACGAACCGCTTTCCCGTATCTCCGACGAATTCGTGACGCCGGACCAGCTGTCCCGCCACTACAAGATTTACCCCGCCGACTACGTGAGTACCGAAGATGGTACTGGCGCCGTGCATACCGCTCCCTCCTTCGGTGAAGAAGACTTCCAGAAGGGCGCAGAACTCGACCTCGGCCTTTTCGACCCGCTCGATACCGAAGGCAAGTTTACGGACAAGGTCCCGATGTGGAAGGGCCTTGGCGCTAAGGAAGCCGACAAGGAAATTATCCGCTTCTTCAAGGAACAGGGCCGCGTGTTCAAGCAGGACACGATTGTGCATAGCTACCCGCACTGCTGGCGTACCGGCGTTCCTCTGATTTACCGCGCCCTCAAGACTTGGTTCTTGAAGATTGATGCTCCTGTCACAAGCAAGGACGGCGTGACCAAAACTTTGAAGGAATGGATGGTCGAAAACAACCAGACTGTGAACTGGGTTCCGGACCACATCAAGAACGGACGCTTCGGCAAGTGGCTCGAAGGCGCCCGCGACTGGAACCTTTCCCGTAACCGTTTCTGGGGTACGCCGATTCCGGTGTGGCTCTCTGACGACGGCGACATGATTGCCGTGGGTTCTATCGAAGAACTCCAGCAACTCACTGGCGTGAAGCTCGATGACTTGCACAAGCACTTTGTGGACAAGCTCACCATCGAAAAGAACGGCAAGGTCTACCGCCGCACGCCTGAAGTTTTTGACTGCTGGTTTGAATCCGGTTCTATGCCGTATGCTAGCCGCCATTACCCGTTCGAAAACAAGGAACTCGTTGAACGCAGCTTCCCGGCTGACTTCATTGCCGAAGGCCTCGACCAGACTCGTGGTTGGTTCTACACGTTGACCGTGCTTTCTAACGCTTTGTTCCAGAAGCCGGCATTCAAGAACGTGATTGTGAACGGTATTATCTTGGCCGAAGATGGTTCCAAGATGAGTAAGTCCAAGCGCAACTATCCGGACCCGAACGATCTTATCGAACGCACGGGTGCCGACGCCATCCGCTTGTTCATGATCAACTCCGCCGCTTTGAAGGCCGAAGACCTCCGCTTCAGCGAAGAAGGCGTGAAGGGCATCGTGAAGCAGGTGATGCTCCCGCTTTGGAACGCTGTGGCATTCTTTGTTTCTAACCACAATGCCGACGCCGCCAAGGGCCAACTCAACTGGAAGCCGGGTCAGGAAGTCAAGAGCGACAACGAACTTGACCGCTGGATGCTTGCAACCTTGCAGGATTTGGCCGCCAAGGTCGAAGTTGAAATGAAGGCTTACCGCCTGTATAACGTGGTGCCCGCCGTGATTGCCGCGGTCGATGACCTCACGAACTGGTACGTGCGCCGCAGCCGTCGCCGTTTCTGGAAGAGCGAAAACGATGGCGACAAGAACGCCGCCTACGCTACCATGTACAAGGTGCTCGTCGACTTCTCCAAGATTCTCGCTCCGTTCCTCCCGCTCCTCGCCGAAGAAATCTACCAGATTCTCGTGCGCGAAGTGGACGCCAACGCCCCGGTGAGCGTGCACCTCTGCGAATTCCCGAGCGCCGACAAGTCCCTCATGGACGAAACCCTCGTGGAACGCATCGCCATGGTGCGTGGCATGGTTGAAATGGGCCGCGTGATTCGTGCTACGAACAACGTAAAGAACCGTATGCCGATTGCCAGCATGACGGTGGTTGCTCACGGTAAGGTCGAAAAGGACGTTGCCGATACCATGAAGGACTTGATCCTCGAAGAACTCAACGTTCGCGAAATGAAGTTCCTCGAAGACGAAACCAAGCTCGTGCAGCTCTCCGCCAAGCCGAACTTCCTCGCTATCAAGGCGAAGGGCCCGGATTACGCGAAGAACATGAAGGTGATTTCCGCCAAGCTCAACAGCCTCTCGGTTGACGAAATCAAGGCTCTGCAGAATGGCGAAACCATCAAGTTCGACTTCGGTGAAGTCGGTGCCGACTGCCTCATGCTCAACCGCATCGTGGCCGACGGCATGGCTGTGGAAGCCAACCAGCACTTCACCGTGGCTCTGGACCTGAAGATCACGGACGAACTCCGCCGCGCCTGCGTGGCCCGCGAACTCGTGAACCGCATCCAGAACCGCCGTAAGGACCAGAACTACGCTATCTCCGACAAGATTGAAGTGACGCTGTTCTCTGCAAGTGACGTCTTCAAGCAGGCTGTCGCGGAGAATGAAGCTTACATCGCCGGCGAGACCCAAGCTGTCGCTATCAAGTGGGCTGCCGCTGCCGATGGCCTCGAAGCCAACGATGCCGACGGCGAAGCTTTCTCGTTTACGACTGTTAAGGCCTAA
- a CDS encoding sugar porter family MFS transporter encodes MTNTNSNLRHIVLITLSAAIGGFLFGFDSSVINGANGALKAHFHATDYQLAWSVSLALIGAAIGAFFAGKVADAFGRVRCMLFASDLFLLSAIGSGIPFGIPDFILWRVIGGLGIGMASIIAPIYIAETAPAHLRGRLGSMQQMAIVIGIFVALLSNYLIVRIAGSANAPMIGNIKAWQVMFWVEIIPAVLYGYAAWKLPESPRYLVHKGYLEQAKKVLAQINPEGVDKEVETIQSSFKTKKSAKFIDLLEIIDGKERISPILWAGLGLAILQQLVGINVIFYYGTMLWQSVGFGESDAFLTSVISSGVNLVMTVVAIMLIDKIGRKPLLLIGSIGMAVTLGTLGLCFMNLQPDGTLPGAAPVIALIAANLYITFFAATWGPVMWVMLGEMFNNRIRTVAIAICGLAQWFANFVVTWTFPVLTGEDGVGVGPTYMIYTFFAAFSIFFVAKFIKETKGKELEEM; translated from the coding sequence ATGACAAATACAAATTCAAACCTCAGGCACATTGTGCTGATTACCCTATCTGCCGCAATCGGCGGATTCCTTTTCGGTTTCGACTCGTCCGTGATTAACGGCGCGAACGGAGCCTTGAAAGCCCACTTTCACGCAACGGATTATCAGCTAGCCTGGTCCGTTTCACTCGCACTGATTGGTGCTGCCATCGGTGCATTTTTTGCAGGTAAAGTCGCCGATGCATTCGGCCGTGTGCGTTGCATGCTCTTTGCCTCGGACTTGTTCCTGCTTAGCGCCATCGGGTCTGGCATTCCCTTCGGCATTCCTGACTTTATCCTGTGGCGTGTGATTGGCGGCCTCGGCATTGGTATGGCAAGTATCATCGCCCCGATTTACATTGCAGAAACAGCCCCCGCCCATTTGCGCGGACGCTTGGGCTCGATGCAGCAAATGGCCATCGTGATAGGTATTTTCGTGGCCCTGCTTTCAAACTACTTGATAGTGCGCATCGCAGGGTCTGCAAACGCCCCCATGATCGGCAATATCAAGGCTTGGCAGGTGATGTTCTGGGTCGAAATCATTCCGGCCGTGCTTTATGGCTACGCCGCCTGGAAACTTCCTGAATCGCCGCGTTACCTGGTTCACAAGGGTTACTTGGAACAAGCCAAGAAAGTGCTCGCCCAGATTAACCCTGAAGGCGTCGACAAGGAAGTCGAAACCATCCAGTCCAGCTTCAAGACCAAAAAATCTGCCAAGTTCATCGACTTGCTTGAAATTATTGACGGCAAGGAACGCATTTCCCCGATTCTGTGGGCAGGCCTCGGCCTTGCCATTTTGCAGCAGCTCGTGGGTATTAACGTGATTTTCTACTACGGCACCATGCTTTGGCAGAGTGTCGGGTTTGGCGAAAGCGATGCATTCCTCACCAGCGTGATTTCGAGTGGCGTGAACTTGGTCATGACTGTAGTCGCTATCATGCTTATCGATAAGATTGGCCGTAAGCCGCTCCTGTTGATTGGTAGTATCGGCATGGCCGTTACCTTGGGCACACTCGGTCTTTGCTTCATGAACCTCCAACCCGACGGAACCTTGCCAGGTGCCGCTCCGGTTATCGCCTTGATCGCCGCCAACCTCTACATTACCTTCTTTGCGGCAACGTGGGGACCGGTTATGTGGGTGATGCTCGGTGAAATGTTCAACAACCGCATTCGTACCGTCGCTATCGCTATTTGCGGTCTGGCACAGTGGTTTGCAAACTTTGTTGTCACTTGGACGTTCCCGGTGCTTACTGGCGAAGACGGCGTTGGCGTTGGACCGACCTACATGATCTACACCTTCTTCGCTGCGTTCAGTATCTTCTTTGTGGCAAAGTTCATTAAAGAAACCAAGGGTAAAGAACTCGAAGAAATGTAG
- a CDS encoding glycosyl hydrolase family 8, whose product MKNIFKVAIGALALTAATSSFAGQYPFPQNMKHPNGTTIEYANTDMIKSHYQKWKKAWYNSNNGWIYAPEGTGSTVSEAIAYGMLIAVYMDDQTMFDKVYGVWTSNGGNGGGMNWRIGDGGGSGSATDADVDAALALVMASKQWNKDSYLSDAKKIISWIGSNDINGGHVKPGNQWNDAFNPSYGTLANFELFKSVDASGPWANVLSTTASDLKACQNSSTGLVPDWCDWNSHKPTKTSASVAQTEDAGFFDDAARTPWRMAWAFYWYGNSDAKAFNKKVSDWLIPTTHTASGVNSGYYVDGTPELSTKRRFVSSTFSGGLGLATSSVDAADAKAYLGTVYKALSTLTSCETAQGCGEGVTGEKYYPATLNLLYLLLMTGNMPNLYNLTGFTAFTPDPSKAPSVNEIGGVQQAIKDSTVGLSGFWNWGAYHDKLNIGTKMVPDSGSSPLYRKDDGSIYAEASMEIGPEPDWSAEAAAAGTLKYPSAGIAMSFLSNDKKGVNFNTLGIKAVRVTMKCSGPIRMAILNEKTAQAGAEPGTFIKNSDDYKASTFDLTPEDYGFKGFTDPDAKFAGGILDWVDPNEAPEGSEIITAVTGLKWEVKDAKGGIGELSIKSVEFLDASGNVVDPVKITGITIKDQPIAIKAAAAPAAAKISVSGMTISAGTQDIAVFSLQGKKIVSGKASVTVPSKGIYLVRVNGKLSKVNVK is encoded by the coding sequence ATGAAGAACATTTTCAAAGTAGCGATTGGTGCGCTCGCTCTCACGGCGGCAACCTCCTCCTTTGCGGGTCAATACCCCTTCCCGCAGAACATGAAGCATCCGAACGGCACGACCATTGAATATGCCAATACGGACATGATCAAGTCCCACTACCAGAAGTGGAAAAAGGCTTGGTACAACTCCAACAATGGTTGGATTTATGCACCGGAAGGAACCGGTTCTACCGTTTCTGAAGCTATCGCTTACGGTATGTTGATCGCCGTCTATATGGACGATCAGACCATGTTCGATAAGGTTTATGGCGTTTGGACGTCCAACGGCGGTAACGGCGGTGGTATGAACTGGCGCATTGGTGACGGTGGCGGTTCCGGTTCTGCAACTGACGCAGACGTTGACGCTGCTCTCGCTCTTGTGATGGCTTCCAAGCAGTGGAACAAGGATTCCTACTTGAGCGACGCCAAGAAGATTATCTCTTGGATTGGCTCCAACGATATTAACGGTGGCCACGTTAAGCCGGGTAACCAGTGGAACGATGCTTTTAACCCGAGCTACGGTACGCTCGCTAACTTTGAACTCTTCAAGTCTGTTGACGCTTCTGGTCCGTGGGCAAACGTGCTCTCTACCACCGCTTCTGACCTGAAGGCTTGCCAGAACTCCTCTACGGGTCTCGTCCCGGACTGGTGCGACTGGAACTCTCATAAGCCGACCAAGACTTCTGCTTCTGTGGCCCAGACCGAAGATGCAGGCTTCTTTGATGACGCAGCCCGTACTCCGTGGCGCATGGCTTGGGCTTTCTACTGGTACGGTAACTCCGATGCAAAGGCCTTCAACAAGAAGGTTTCTGATTGGCTCATCCCGACCACTCACACCGCTAGTGGCGTGAACTCCGGTTATTATGTTGATGGTACTCCGGAACTCTCTACCAAGCGTCGTTTTGTTTCTTCTACCTTCTCTGGTGGTCTCGGCCTTGCAACGTCTTCTGTTGATGCTGCTGATGCTAAGGCTTATCTCGGTACGGTCTATAAGGCTCTTTCTACCCTCACGAGCTGCGAAACTGCTCAGGGTTGCGGTGAAGGCGTTACCGGTGAAAAGTACTATCCGGCTACTTTGAACCTCCTTTACCTCCTCCTCATGACCGGTAACATGCCGAACCTCTATAATCTGACTGGTTTCACTGCTTTCACTCCGGATCCGTCCAAGGCTCCGTCTGTGAACGAAATTGGCGGTGTACAGCAGGCTATTAAGGATTCTACTGTGGGTCTCTCTGGCTTCTGGAACTGGGGCGCATACCATGACAAGCTCAATATCGGTACCAAGATGGTTCCGGATTCTGGTTCTTCTCCGCTCTACCGCAAGGATGACGGTTCTATCTACGCCGAAGCTTCTATGGAAATTGGTCCGGAACCGGACTGGTCTGCTGAAGCTGCCGCTGCAGGCACTCTCAAGTATCCGTCTGCCGGTATCGCCATGTCCTTCCTCTCTAACGACAAGAAGGGTGTGAACTTCAATACCCTCGGCATTAAGGCTGTTCGCGTAACGATGAAGTGCTCTGGCCCGATCCGTATGGCTATCCTCAACGAAAAGACTGCTCAGGCTGGTGCTGAACCGGGTACATTTATTAAGAATAGCGACGATTATAAGGCTTCTACCTTTGATCTGACCCCGGAAGATTATGGCTTCAAGGGCTTTACTGATCCGGACGCCAAGTTTGCTGGTGGTATCTTGGATTGGGTTGACCCGAACGAAGCTCCGGAAGGCAGCGAAATCATTACCGCTGTTACCGGCCTCAAGTGGGAAGTTAAGGATGCCAAGGGTGGTATCGGTGAACTTTCCATCAAGTCTGTTGAATTCCTCGATGCAAGTGGCAACGTCGTTGATCCGGTCAAGATTACCGGCATCACGATCAAGGATCAGCCGATCGCTATCAAGGCTGCCGCTGCTCCGGCCGCTGCAAAGATCTCTGTCTCTGGCATGACCATCTCTGCCGGCACTCAGGATATCGCAGTGTTCTCCCTCCAGGGCAAGAAGATTGTTTCTGGCAAGGCTTCTGTCACGGTCCCGAGCAAGGGTATCTACCTGGTTCGCGTGAACGGCAAGCTCTCCAAGGTGAACGTCAAGTAA
- a CDS encoding acyltransferase, translated as MEKAKPNYFPALDGLRLLASINIVMLHLGSSSALNYMSDYKWIMPIVNAPAFAAGIFYVLAGFLFASKFSDPERQIPVIPFMFARISKLYRLHFFMTLLMFVVLVFKFSGYTHLPGLSEIGDCFAAGLAKMTHPWRSLLLHITLTWSIVPDLGMKLNEPSWSLTSFFVCYAVTPWFSRWLFKQSDRTLWVLFGTLFIPGILWATFFGLSDNLWFDSYDAKYRFFHIFAPVRIFEYLFGMVLFRLFKEGHFDFLKRNFASGIAQFIMLAAIYGSLFLMRPELNPGFNYFFHHSLPILLYGLFLVSLLTGKGFVAKFFCIGIVRKIGRASFYPYLIHLPIITIAWGICNLNQPKNTILLLIFIYTVSTLYSEFKVWRRKKAKAKLQENSAK; from the coding sequence ATGGAAAAAGCAAAACCGAATTACTTCCCGGCTCTTGATGGCCTTCGACTCCTCGCTAGCATTAACATCGTGATGCTTCACTTGGGCTCCTCCTCTGCCCTCAATTACATGTCCGATTACAAGTGGATCATGCCCATCGTGAATGCGCCCGCCTTTGCTGCCGGCATCTTCTACGTGCTTGCAGGCTTCTTGTTCGCAAGCAAGTTTAGCGATCCGGAACGCCAAATCCCCGTTATCCCCTTCATGTTTGCCCGCATCTCCAAGCTTTACCGCCTGCACTTCTTCATGACGCTTCTCATGTTTGTCGTGCTCGTCTTCAAGTTCAGCGGTTATACGCACCTGCCCGGGCTCTCTGAAATTGGCGATTGCTTTGCTGCAGGCCTTGCTAAAATGACCCACCCATGGCGAAGCCTCCTTTTGCACATTACCCTTACTTGGTCCATTGTGCCCGATTTGGGCATGAAATTGAATGAACCCTCTTGGTCTCTCACCAGTTTCTTTGTCTGCTACGCTGTAACACCTTGGTTTAGCCGCTGGCTCTTTAAACAAAGCGACCGCACTCTTTGGGTGCTTTTCGGAACACTCTTTATTCCTGGCATTCTCTGGGCAACCTTCTTCGGCCTTTCTGACAACCTCTGGTTCGACAGTTACGACGCCAAGTACCGTTTCTTCCACATTTTTGCGCCCGTCCGCATTTTTGAATACCTGTTCGGCATGGTTCTCTTTAGACTCTTTAAAGAAGGCCACTTCGATTTCCTCAAGCGTAACTTTGCTAGCGGCATTGCGCAGTTCATCATGCTTGCAGCCATTTACGGCAGTCTTTTCTTAATGCGTCCGGAACTGAATCCCGGCTTCAACTATTTCTTCCACCATTCCCTTCCGATTTTGCTGTACGGCCTTTTCTTGGTCTCGCTTTTGACCGGCAAGGGTTTTGTGGCGAAGTTTTTCTGCATTGGAATTGTCCGTAAAATTGGCCGGGCATCGTTCTACCCGTATCTCATTCATTTGCCCATCATCACGATTGCCTGGGGCATTTGTAACTTGAACCAACCCAAGAATACAATCCTGCTCTTGATATTCATTTATACGGTAAGTACGCTGTACAGCGAGTTCAAAGTTTGGCGCCGCAAAAAGGCAAAAGCCAAGCTGCAAGAGAATTCCGCAAAGTAA